The Puntigrus tetrazona isolate hp1 chromosome 3, ASM1883169v1, whole genome shotgun sequence genome contains a region encoding:
- the LOC122329650 gene encoding LOW QUALITY PROTEIN: interferon-induced very large GTPase 1-like (The sequence of the model RefSeq protein was modified relative to this genomic sequence to represent the inferred CDS: inserted 2 bases in 2 codons; deleted 2 bases in 1 codon), whose translation MADREGRSGDRRTRERRERSQSMGERPMMDSSADLDSPDKNEPKSNEQTMENIKTSVTEEKHREKNKDVGTGVTPDRWLPEENKKIDSLCQRLHYEQWRHHKLRATDVLQINKHSLQSLESCAEEELIQTFIQKLMTMNYRARYIHVNKAKEQVTVQQRDSNSEDECTIFDHFDISLSNKGTSQSDLIHPMDIQMVVFHCADSFLKQLMLTKLSQCQYALPLLVPDPDTQQAEFPLWTFRKINKSWKMRNTNNENISQTQPIYKTQTPMVFFFRFGSVSSSKSQLMNCLINEKHNTFFHRNCTGSSKTRVLMDGVVEIAWFCPSGKNTDKFNDCVAFCNLHGDAGDHEKQLQILTKMSSVNVVLLPRFQRNDRSAKIIQNLFEDRKPLICIFTEDDSTVTEMKKGKFKIGLKDRNQSDVSEDLRRVINDCLSKSSSTFRLEDVSKQSDIRVDEKNDDDCRRGREAAQQMISLLEEKDLTKIKELFLPHQGQLWHQWCQKNKELHRPRGDEIEMDISRKHTDLKKIREQQHITDISEFMKLFINEICSNAVTKNTYFLKWLEIFLDEYMTAGFSTIQDKYDEKWSTVVRLKENYDKLEQLTAEQTELDRISEELQASSFGLEHIMREIGQIYESCSSVKENKKDLQVLLFSXPGLAAEMMISGSPLELMDGDAAHVPVIWISAVLDQLVQKLGDQRVFVLSVLGIQSSGKSTMLNAMFGLQFAVSAGRCTRGAFMQLVRVSDEMKTQMNFDYILVVDTEGLHALELAGRSTKDHDNELATFVVGLANLTLINIFGENPSEMQEILEIIVQAFMRMKKVKLNPSCVFVHQNVSDITAEEKNKEARRRLQEKLDEMTKLAAEEEVYDAEYFSDIIRFDVQKDVTYFAHLWEGNPPMAPPNPIYCENIQELKKIIMSHAEKSDKMMLAHLKVCIKDLWDALLKEQFVFSFRNSLEISVYRKLETKYSKWSWTLRSAMMETENKLHNKIENEAIHEIEETALHREMKETSEEVEKSMTEFFEKDTDANILIHWKSSFEIKIRDVQESIVKETKRKLSEILQQRDLKKKIDAQRTHHENTLYEKSKELALKLKQKAKNEETLKKEFDLFWQQSVKKIIRETPAIKNIDIIADVKRLLSEIHQGYVPVEQRKEGSEYNILNVISYCEYVILKRSTKKEIRDTAKSPCRTVKASFGHAQSLSIEDEAQIKSLVTDVAHQTDTMIQSFNISKMGYNISCIQKLTDYIKTRVTEHQEGQVKYVFKKQFFLDLDLYTCQRAKENITDQQRLFREANDPVLYLERKREEYYNIFQKYCQGAASAAIFGEIICQKLKEPIEQSVYKKTARDLTGEIRSNCESLNGNRSNLEKHILKTLAEEENFDKYMNYINTPRDYFKSFIRDEANRYINDKFSVSVLPKMKENIKLLQQKILEAAHEATDHVQKSRENVGLWLKSFTQQLSDELIFSEKDFSGVKHDDVDDFNLLEDVIRQELPAIMSDINSRFNTNTFPVNLDYKFRPDKLLIDHFCKCCWVQCPFCKAICTNTIENHDGDHSVSFHRVIGLNGIHYCNTEHLSAHICTSAIANSALYFYPNELQKVLWRDYRTAGEDYAKWSITSDLSELPYWKWFVCHFQEDLKKYYSKXFDGQGKIPDEWKKYTKHISLETLDKYI comes from the exons ATGGCTGACAGAGAAGGCAGAT CGGGTGATCGGAGGACCAGGGAAAGACGTGAAAGGAGCCAGAGCATGGGAGAACGTCCCATGA tGGACAGTAGTGCAGATTTGGATAGCCCTGACA AAAATGAACCCAAAAGCAATGAACAAACAATGGAGAATATTAAAACGTCAGTAACTGAAGAAAAGCACAGG gaaaaaaacaaggaCGTAGGAACAGGAGTTACACCAGATCGGTGGCTAccagaagagaataaaaaaattgattctcTATGTCAAAGACTTCATTATGAACAATGGCGCCATCACAAACTGAGAGCTACTGATGTTCTTCAGATCAACAAACATTCATTACAGTCTCTCGAGTCTTGTGCTGAAGAAGAACTAATTCAGACATTCATACAAAAACTAATGACAATGAACTACAGAGCAAGATACATTCATGTTAATAAGGCCAAAGAACAGGTTACAGTGCAACAACGAGATAGTAACTCTGAAGATGAGTGTActatatttgatcatttt gatATATCTTTATCTAACAAAGGAACAAGTCAATCTGATCTCATTCACCCCATGGATATTCAGATGGTCGTGTTTCATTGTGCTGATAGTTTCCTGAAGCAGCTGATGTTGACTAAACTTTCTCAGTGTCAGTACGCTCTGCCTCTGCTTGTTCCTGATCCCGACACACAGCAGGCTGAGTTTCCTCTCTGGACCTTCAGAAAAATCAACAAGAGCTGGAAGATGAGAAACACCAATAATGAGAACATCAGTCAAACCCAGCCGATCTACAAGACACAAACTCCAATGGTTTTTTTCTTCAGGTTTGGCTCTGTGTCTTCATCCAAGTCTCAGCTGATGAACTGTCTGATCAATGAGAAGCACAACACGTTCTTCCACAGGAACTGTACAGGGAGTAGCAAAACCAGAGTCCTGATGGATGGAGTGGTGGAGATCGCCTGGTTCTGCCCCTCTGGGAAAAACACAGATAAATTCAATGACTGTGTAGCGTTCTGTAATCTACACGGTGATGCAGGAGACCATGAGAAACAGCTGCAGATCCTCACTAAAATGAGCTCCGTCAATGTTGTTCTTCTACCACGATTTCAGAGGAATGACAGAAGTGCAAAAATAATCCAAAACCTGTTTGAAGACAGAAAGCcactcatttgtatttttactgaaGATGATTCTACTGTAACTGAGATGAAGAAAGGGAAATTCAAAATTGGTTTGAAAGACAGAAATCAGTCAGATGTATCTGAAGACCTCAGAAGAGTTATAAATGATTGTCTCTCAAAATCATCTTCCACTTTCAGACTTGAAGATGTGTCCAAACAGTCAGACATTAGAGTAgatgaaaaaaatgatgatgactgcaggagaggaagagaggcaGCACAGCAGATGATTAGTTTACTGGAGGAGAAAGATCTGACCAAAATCAAAGAATTATTTCTGCCTCATCAGGGACAACTGTGGCATCAGTGGTGTCAGAAGAACAAAGAACTACATCGACCTCGAGGAGATGAGATTGAAATGGACATTAGTAGAAAACACACAGACTTGAAGAAAATCCGTGAACAGCAGCACATAACTGACATCAGTGAGTTCATGAAGCTCTTTATTAATGAAATTTGTTCAAATGCTGtaactaaaaatacatattttctaaaatggCTTGAAATATTCCTGGATGAATATATGACTGCTGGATTTTCTACTATACAAGACAAATATGATGAAAAGTGGTCAACAGTTGTAAGACTAAAAGAGAATTATGATAAATTGGAACAACTGACAGCTGAACAAACTGAACTAGACAGAATATCTGAGGAACTGCAAGCTTCATCCTTTGGTTTGGAGCACATCATGAGGGAGATCGGTCAGATCTATGAATCATGTTCATCTGTGAAGGAGAACAAGAAAGACCTGCAggttcttctcttct ctccggGTCTTGCAGCAGAGATGATGATCTCTGGATCTCCACTGGAGCTGATGGATGGAGATGCTGCTCATGTTCCTGTGATCTGGATCTCTGCTGTTCTAGATCAACTCGTCCAGAAACTGGGAGACCAGAGAGTCTTTGTGCTGTCAGTTTTAGGGATCCAGAGCTCTGGGAAATCCACCATGCTGAATGCCATGTTTGGACTCCAGTTTGCTGTCAGTGCTGGCAGATGCACCAGAGGAGCTTTCATGCAGCTGGTCAGAGTCtcagatgaaatgaaaacacagatgaaCTTTGACTATATTCTGGTTGTTGATACTGAAGGCCTTCATGCTCTAGAACTGGCTGGAAGATCAACAAAGGATCATGACAATGAACTAGCCACATTTGTTGTTGGTCTTGCAAATTTGACTCTGATCAACATTTTTGGAGAAAACCCATCTGAGATGCAGGAGATTCTTGAGATTATTGTTCAAGCCTTCATGAGGATGAAGAAGGTCAAACTGAATccaagctgtgtgtttgtgcatcagAACGTCTCAGACATCACAGCTGAAGAGAAAAATAAGGAGGCAAGAAGACGACTGCAGGAGAAACTGGATGAAATGACAAAACTAGCTGCTGAAGAGGAAGTCTATGATGCAGAATATTTCAGTGATATAATTAGATTTGATGTTCAGAAAGATGTGACATATTTTGCTCATCTCTGGGAAGGAAACCCACCAATGGCACCACCAAACCCAATCTACTGTGAGAATATTCAAGAACTTAAGAAAATTATTATGTCTCATGCAGAAAAATCTGATAAAATGATGCTGGCACACTTAAAAGTTTGCATTAAAGATCTCTGGGATGCTTTGTTAAAGGAACAATTTGTCTTTAGCTTCAGAAATTCTCTGGAGATTTCAGTCTACAGGAAACTGGAGACCAAATACAGCAAGTGGTCCTGGACTCTTCGTAGTGCCATGATGGAAACTGAGAACAAACTGCacaacaaaatagaaaatgaagcaATTCATGAGATTGAAGAAACTGCTCTTCACAGAGAAATGAAGGAAACGAGTGAAGAAGTGGAAAAATCAATGACAGAATTCTTTGAGAAAGACACAGATGCAAATATATTGATTCACTGGAAATCatcatttgaaatcaaaatcaGAGATGTTCAGGAAAGCATTGTGAAAGAAACAAAGCGAAAATTAAGTGAGATTCTTCAACAGAGAGACCTAAAGAAAAAGATAGATGCTCAGAGGACACATCATGAAAACACTCTCTATGAAAAGAGCAAAGAACTTGCTCTAAAACTTAAGCAGAAAGcaaaaaatgaagaaacactgaaaaaagaatttgatttgttttggcaACAGAGCGTAAAGAAGATCATTAGAGAAACTCCTGCAATCAAAAACATTGACATAATAGCAGATGTAAAAAGGCTTCTCAGTGAAATACATCAGGGTTATGTCCCTGTAGAACAGAGAAAAGAAGGCAGtgaatacaatattttaaatgtgataagTTATTGtgaatatgttattttaaagagatcgacaaaaaaagagattagAGACACTGCAAAGAGCCCTTGCCGAACAGTAAAAGCATCATTTGGACATGCTCAAAGTTTGTCTATAGAGGATGAAGCCCAGATCAAATCATTAGTCACAGATGTTGCTCATCAGACAGACACAATGATTCAGTCATTTAACATTTCCAAGATGGGGTACAACATCAGCTGTATTCAAAAACTTACAGATTACATAAAGACGAGAGTAACGGAACATCAGGAAGGACAAGTGAAATATGTATTCAAGAAACAGTTCTTTCTAGATTTAGATCTTTACACCTGTCAGAGAGCAAAGGAGAATATCACTGATCAACAAAGACTGTTCAGGGAAGCCAATGATCCTGTTCTCTATTTGGAAAGGAAAAGGGAAGAGTACTacaatattttccaaaaatactGTCAAGGAGCTGCATCAGCTGCCATTTTTGGAGAGATCATCTGTCAGAAACTGAAAGAGCCCATTGAGCAGAGCGTCTACAAGAAGACTGCCAGAGATCTGACAGGTGAAATAAGATCAAACTGTGAATCACTGAATGGAAACAGATCAAATCTGGAGAAACACATCTTAAAGACACTGGCAGAAGAGGAGAACTTTGACAAATACATGAACTACATTAATACACCCAGAGATTACTTCAAAAGTTTCATCAGAGATGAAGCCAATCGCTACATCAATGATAAGTTCAGTGTCAGTGTTTTACCCAAGATGAAGGAGAACATTAAACTCCTGCAGCAGAAGATTTTGGAGGCAGCTCATGAAGCTACTGATCATGTTCAAAAGAGCAGAGAAAATGTTGGTTTGTGGTTGAAGAGTTTCACACAGCAGCTCTCAGACGAGCTGATCTTCTCTGAAAAAGACTTCAGTGGAGTCAAACATGATGATGTTGATGATTTCAACCTCCTAGAAGATGTGATAAGACAAGAACTTCCTGCTATAATGTCAGACATCAACAGTAGATTCAACACAAATACCTTTCCAGTAAATTTGGATTACAAGTTCAGGCCAGATAAGCTTCTGATTGATCACTTCTGCAAATGCTGTTGGGTTCAGTGTCCGTTCTGTAAAGCCATCTGCACCAACACTATAGAAAACCATGATGGAGATCACAGTGTTTCCTTTCATCGTGTTATAGGACTAAACGGAATACATTACTGTAATACAGAGCACCTGTCTGCCCATATCTGCACATCAGCAATAGCAAACAGTGCTCTATATTTTTATCCCAATGAATTACAAAAAGTCCTCTGGAGAGATTACAGAACAGCAGGAGAAGATTATGCAAAGTGGAGCATCACCTCTGATCTATCTGAACTGCCCTACTGGAAATGGTTTGTGTGTCACTTCCAGGAGGATCTGAAAAAatactacagta aatttgATGGACAGGGTAAGATCCCCGATGAATGGAAGAAATACACTAAACACATTTCTCTAGAGACTTtggataaatacatttag